The nucleotide window AAGGGCTTCAAAGTTGATAACAGCATACCTCTCGAAGCTAATCCAGTAAGAGGGCTTCAGGTTACAGAAAATCCTTACATTATTATATGTCACAATATAACTTCTCAGTGTTTAACCATCCATGGTGGAAAACAAGGATATACATGATAACCCAATTGTTTGAAGTACATGGATGTTCATATGTGCCATGAATCGACCGTCATGGATTTCTACCAAAGAAAGGTGCAATAAATTGTGGTAAGGTAGCTAATATAAGGCCATACATGCATATGCTAATTTTGCCTAATAGGAAGAAGAAAACCAAAAGAAATATGAAATATTCTATTAAAATGTAGAATTCCAGCAGCTCCGACTCGATTTATATTATGTGATACATGAACACTGCAATTGCTATAGATAACACGAATTCTTGTTGATCAATATCTCTAGTACAAAATCGCTATATCCCGAACTGTAAGTGTGCATATCAAACTGAATGAAACTATGACGGCTTGATGAATAGATGAATCAATCAGTCAACGTGTTTTCTCCATAAGAGCATGAAGTATACAACATTACCTTTGTACTGTACTTGATTCTTTGGTCCTTCCGCTATATTATCCTAAGAATTATTTTGCTATCACCGGTGTCTCCCTGTCATCATCCTCTAAAACAGCAATCAGCTGATAAGACGTCAAAACCATGGTAATAAAATTATTTGCTTTTGTAGGTTATTGTTGTGATTAACCAAGAATTAAGCAAACACAATTAGTTGCTTGTTTCTAATTGAACTACAACAATGAGGACTTTGTACAAAATACCATGGCAAAAGTTCTGAACACAACATCTTCAGAAAAACACAGTACAGTATTCTCACCTTATCAAATGCTGGATGCTCACAATTCTATTCTACGACACCCAGCAGATTTTGGATGAAAATTTCCAATGATGCAGCAGAACAAAATCTCATATATTTCTCACCTTTTCTTTGGGCTGCATTGAAGCGAAATTTGGAAGCTCGGGAAGGGAGCGAGGCCAGCTAAGCTCGGTTGCAAAAGGGGCTGGCACAACTCCTCACTTCAGAATTTGATGATGGCAGGAGTCATCCCTCTCCTTGTCGTGCTTCCAGCGATCGCGGGGGTCGGCATGGTTGTCTGCTAAGATTATTGGACAGGACAATTCCGCTCTGTTTTCGCCACGTAAGGCGGGATATGGTGGGGAACACACCCGCTGGGCTCTCTCACCAATGTACCCGGATCGAGGAAGGTGCAGTCTGCGGCGGGGTGTGGCCTGATGCTGTCACCGGTGGGAGGAGGAATCCATGGCTACGAGCAGCGACGCCAACAGATCAAACATGACCACTGAGGAGGAGGTCGCTGCTCCTAGCCGGCGCTCCACCTCGGCACCAGTCTGCACCTTGACCTCTCCGCCTCATAGCTCTGATGTGATCAATTGATCGCTAAATAAAGAGATGCATCCCTTCCACTGCCACGATTTAATAAATAATTTGGAGAAGATGAAGTGGGGGAGAAGCCATGAGGTTGCGATTCGGAAGCAGAGGAGGCGCTGCGTTAAGAAAGAGGTCACGGGCGTGGGGAAGAGGATAGGTGTGATGGGAAATCTCTCGGGGAAAAACGTGCGATGGCTGAGAGGAcagaaaaaataaaagaaaaaattGATGAAGTGGCAGATTAGCTGAGGTGGATGGCTACATGATTATTGCTGATGTGGATAAGTTGCATGTCAAGAGAAATATATTAGTGGGGATGAATTGTTTAGgtattatactccctccgtccggtaGGGCTGCAAACGAGTTGAGTTCGAGCGAGTTCGTGTTCACTCAGCTCAACTCATATTAAAATTCAAGCGAGCACAAACTGAGTGAGCTCATGATCGAGCTGTAAAACATGACTCATGCTCAGCTTGTAACGATCTTGAGTCGATCTCGAGCTAGCTTCGAGCTAAATGAGATGGTGAAAATTATAAATTTATGACTATCTCGTCATTCTAGGGAGGGCTCATCTTGGTATTTTGGGCCAACTAGCAATAAATGGTGATCTTCATGGACAAAAAACAAGAAAATGAAGGTGCATATGTTGGGAACTTTTTCCAAAGACAATAGGATATTTAACACATAGTCGATCACGTATCATAATTAGGCCTAAATCTCAGCTACACTTAAATAAGCTTACATGTTTGCTAGTAAATAAAATGAAGAAAATTCATGAACATCATATATGGTAACAAATTATCTTATTTTCATTTAATATGTGGCATTATCATTTAACATAATAATATCATGTTGAGTTATCGAGCTAAAATCGAGCGAGCTAATATTGGCTCAAGATCGGCTCATTTCTCGGTCGAGCTACATAAAGTGTTCAAACTCAGCTCGTTTCTTTTCGAGTCGATCTCGAATCAAGCCAAAAAAACGAGTCGATCTCGAGCGGCTCATGAGTCTCGAGCTTTTCTTGCAGCCCTACCGTCCGGAAATACTCGTCGGAGGAATGGATGTATCTAGgtatattttagttctagactagatacattcatttttaTGCATTTCTCtaacaagtatttccggacggagggaatAGATTTGTTTATGGAGGAAGTAATAAAAAAGGAAAACGCTCGCTTTCCGCCGACTAATAACGCGCAGGCATCAGCCGCCTCCCCTGCCAACCACGTGTCTAGGCGGGAGCCCACTGCAACGTCCTTATTTTTTCCTGAGCTCACCCGCCGCCGCGAAACCAACCAACACGTTGCTCGTTTTGTCTGCTCTTTCTTTCTCAGGCTACACATACGCCCACTGTCGTATGCTACTGATTTGTTTATAATTTCTTAGAATGGAGACACACTGCCATGCCATGTACTAGTAGTTAGTACTGGCTACTAGTACCTTTTTTGTACGTAAAAAAATAGATACGGTGTTATGTTCACTGCCATGCCATGTACTACCTTTGGAACAAGTTTCTGCAACAACGGTGTTGTTGCGGAACGACGACAGCGAACGACGACCGTACCAATGCGCGACGCGACAGGAGATATTATTGCAATTTTTGTTGTTGCAATTTTTGCAACAAGGATCTTGTTACAGAAAATTAGATACGGCGGGAGGTATGTTTGCAATTTTTGCAACAAGGGTCTGGTTGCAAAAAATtagagaagaggttttgcaaaaGCTGACTTGTTGCAAGAAATTAGGGAAGAGGAGGTTCATAACAAAGCCCGTCTTACAAGAAATTAGAGAAGAATAGGTTTCGCAACAAGAGGGTCTTGTTACAGAAAATCAAAGAAGAAAAAGTTTTACAACAACAAACTTGTTGCAGGAAATTAAAGAAAAGGAGGTTTCGCAACAAAGGTCTTGTTGCAGGAATTTAGAGAAGAGAAGATTTTACAACCAGAATATTGTTACAGAAAATTAGAAAAACAAAACGGACCGTTTGCTTCACACTATCGGAGGAAGAAGCGCAACAACCGGCTTGTTGCAATTCGGGACGCGCATGATTGGGGGAGATCTGatgactaagggcctctttgattcataggattgtcAAAATGAAGGAATAGAAAAAATGCATGAATAGGGTGACATGTTCCATAGTATTCTACAGGATTTGAAAGAATGTTTGATAGCATAAAAAAACAAAGGAATTCTACAAAGAGGTTTAAGTGGATGGAAATTTTCCTTCAAAATGTAGTACAAATggatcatatggaaaaattcctaaaGATGCCAATTCTACGAATCAAACAAGTATCACAGAAAAAAATTTTAAGGGTTTAAATTCTTTAAAAATCCTATGCAATTCCTTTAAATCAAAGGAGCCCTAATTCAGTGTTTATCGGATGGGATGAGAGGTGGTTGATATTTTAGCGCTTTCCGTCAAGGGACGCGTAGCGTCGCCCAAAAAGGAAAACGCTCGTAATTTCGTTGGGAAAGAATGTTTGGAGACCTATTCTACCATCTCACCCCCTACAATATCCCCACGAAATCTCTACCCAAACGTTCTCCAATTCCGCCATGTCGTTGACATCTCCTTCCCTCCTCTCTTCGCCGCTCCCCTCCCGCGGCGCCCTCGTCTTCAATAAGCCGTCTGCTTCGTCGCTCGCAGTCTCAACGGCGAGGCGTGGAGTCCGGGTGGTCGCAGAGGCCGCGGCGGTATCGTCCCCCGCATCGTCGGTGTCGGCACAGCGGACCCAGCCGTCGGCAGCCGAGGTGGCGCGGACGGTGGTTGAGCTCGCGCCTTCCGGGACGCTGTCCGTCGTGGGCGCCGACGGTTGGCCGCTCGGTGTCGGCGCTCGTTTTGTCGCCGACGCCGCTGGCGCGCCCGTGCTCTGCCTAGCCGCAGCGGGAGTGACCGTGCCTGATGCGCGGGCAAGTTTTCACGTTGAGGTGAGGGAATGCGGCAGTTCGACTTCATCATAGTCGAAGACGCCACCGTGCTATGCGCCAATTAAGACCACCAAAGGCCCGTGGGAATAAAATGTGGGTTAAGATATAATTTCCCCACTAGTAGTACACCGAAGTCATGTTGTTTTCGGAGGCTCCTAGTGTCCATGGTGCTCATTTTGCGATGAATATCGAGCTAGAGTTCGGAGACGCAGTTGTGTGCCCTTAATCAGAACTACATAACTATTTCTTTTTTGGAAAGACAACACTTGATCGAAGATTATatgttttgttgttgttgttgttgttgttgttgtagaatTTCTCTGATGAATATAATCGGTTTTTGTCGCTGTTAATTGCACTGTGACTGAAAAACAAGAATTATGATCCTTCCAGAGGTTTGTCTTGATGTTTTTTTTTTCGTTCCCTTATATTGAAGTATATTTGTTCTGTCATCTGGTGTTGGATATAACTAAGAGATGTTTTGCAGTTGAAACTTTGACCCTATGAATTTCCCGTGTCAGTTTGGACTTTGATGTGTTAGATTCTTGTCATTTTGAGAATGTTCCCACATTGTAGGGTGTCCAGTGATATTTGATTCATTCTACTTATCACTTTTGGTCTGCTATTGGTAGCCGTGTAGCTGTGGTGAATTTGTTCCTCAGATCTCATTCTTTTGGAATGTGAAGTGATCTCTTGATTTATGTATTGTTGTTGAACCAATGGCCAAATTCCCAACTACTTTACTGCTTTCGATTTTATTGCTGCATTTCACGATAAGCACTTTTTTGTTTTGCTTCATTGTGGTTCGTAAGTTTGTTACGAAATCATATCGGGCCCATAGTCTAACTTTGACATCTAAAGTATGTATCATCTTCATATTATACTCACCGTTTTTTCTTCTACTTTTGGTGCTGCAGTTTCGGCAAAGTGGAGCCAGGACACCACAATGTACTTTTCTTGGTGCCTTGACTAAACCTAGTGATAAATATGAGCTGAAGGTAAGAAAATTATTTTATCGCATCTTGCCAAGGAGATTTTCGCATTGCACTTGTGAACTATCAGTTGATTACATAAGGAGTTTTCTGCTCTAGAAGTATGGGCTTACATACTATGTTGGGCACAATAATGTTATGGCGTGGTTGCATCTCgggcctcctcttcctcttcctttgggcctcctcttcctcttcctttgggTGACACGTGCGACGCCCCAAAGCCTACCCGCCGCCGGCATCCCCCGCCCCTCTTTCCCCCTCATTGTTGCTGGAGGAGGCCGCCGGGCAAAGCCCGCACTGATGACGGCGGCCGCGGGGCGTTTCTTAGCTCGTTGCAGTTGCCGATGGACTTCCTGCGTCGGTGAATGTTGTTGGTTGTGGCTGCACGCCCCCTAGTCAAACGCCCCTAGTTCACCTCTCCCCGCCTTGGATGTAACCCCAAAATCACCACGCCGCTGCCTCCGCCTCTCTCCACCCCAGATCGAAGGGCGGGAGGCGTGGACTCGTCGCCGGGGGCAGCCGCGTGGCTTGCCGCGCGGCGTCACTTGTGGTGGCTAGGGTGAGCGGCGGGCCTTGCTTTGGCGGTCGTGTCTACCGATGGCAACATCAGGTCGACCGGCTAACCGACACGAGTCTCGGGGCCCCCGCtgcctccttccttccccctctctcatgTCCCTCCTCGCCTTGGGAAGCATGATGGATGCAAAGGAGCAACCTTTTTCCTGGTTGGCTAGTAGTGGTCGGCAGATCCAGGGGAGCATGGTGGCTGCAAAGGCCCCTTGCCGACTGAGCGGAAATCGACGACGGTGAGTAGTCAGCCAATATTTAGCTTAGTTGGTTTGAGGAGGTTTCTTACGGCTGTCAGGACAAGAAGAACAGTGGTTCGGTCCACGACCGGTGAGAGATCGGCGTGGGTAGGCGATGTTGGAGATGCTCCTGGCATGGTAACTGCCTTAGGTAGCTGCGTCGTCTCGGTGCTCGACTGGAGGCGGGCTTCGTTGGTGCTCTGACATGGTGATTGGCAGCGTGTCGCGAGTGTTCGGCGATGCGTGCCTTATTACCTTGCCCGTTGCGCCCGTATTCACGCAGCTAGTCCTCTTCCCTCGTAGTCTTCGTTGATTTTTACTTGGCACGGCCGTGGGTGTTGTTGTGTGTGCAAGCATCATACCACATATCTGGGCATCCTTGTTGTGGATCTGGGATGGCTAGTGCAAGGGCCCTCTAGCCACAGGTTGGCTCCTAGGGATGGCGTCGTGGCTGGTCCGTGCTCATCTTTGATGCGTGGCGTGTGTTGGCCTCTGTTGGCGGGGTGGCGGCCATACATGTTATCTAGCGAGCGTGATTGTAGGTAGAGATTGGATCTTGCTGTTGTGACTTGGCAGGGTTGTTGTTGATGCATGAGTTGTGGCCATGGTGCTCCGAGAAAAGCCATGCATGACCTTTGTCTGTGCCAATGTCGACGCCTTTGGGCGTCGTTTCCTCCTTGGCGTAGTCGTTGAGTAGCCCAAGTCCACCTCCGTCCCTTGTGGTCTAATCCTGGGTGAAAACCTAGATATGGCTTGTTGGATTGGATGCCGACAGCATCGCCGATGTCGCTCCCTCCCTTGAGGTGTTGTTTTTGGTTGTCTGACCCTAGGTTGACGAACGTGCTCGTAGGTCTGCCTGCATCACACCCGCACGAATACCATGGATGGCATGGCTAGCAGATTGCGGAGAATCCCATGTCATGGCATCTTGGTCACATAGGGGCACTCGATGGATCTTGACTGACGGCTGCTGGCAGATGTGTGGTGGTGTGGCGTTCATAACACAAGTGGCATATGGTGTTACCGTGGCCTCGACACCCGTGGCGGTGTGTGGCCAGTGGTCTGCGACGTCATCAACTATGTCGCCTCAAATGCAAGAGCGACCTAATTCTGCCCTTCTTCGCAGAGTCAGATGCTCTCTTCTCGTGTTGGGGGTCTCTGTTCTGTGCGCTTGTGTGGATGACATCCAGTTGTAACGCATGTTTTGCGACAGTCGATTGTGTTCTTATCTTGAGTGGTTGGTTGTTTCGGCCTAGTGTTAGGCTTGCAATTTGTTACTCTATTCTATTGAGCCGCAAACCTTGCGTTTTCTCGAAAATAATGATAATGTTATGGCGTATTTGAACGAGCAAATCGAACTGCTTGGCCGTGATTCTGGACTCTTCCTGAAAAAGTTAGCATTTAGTTTATTTGGAATGTTTCTGTTAGTTCTAGTCTCTCAAAACTTAATGCATTATGAACGGCAGATTGTTCAGTTCTTGTGTAGTTGGACTAATGGCTTGTAATGTGCTGAACTGAATTACGCAGAAGCTGTCTACTAGGTGGGAAACCAAATTTGGGGAGGAGATAGATGAAGATCGTTTGTATCTAATATCTGTAGAGCGGATCTTGCACATGGAAGACTTCAACGAGGTAGATCACATTTATTTCTTCTAGTACTTGGGTTTTCGCATATTCTGATGTTAGTAAAGGGAGGGTCCTTAGTCTAGTACTACTAGCATGTTTGTTGTAACAGTCCCAGTTCTAAACTTGCTTAGATCTCCCTACTTCGACCTAACCCCATATGGGTAGCAACTGGGTTGCGTTTTAGTCTGGCTTCACGCAGAACAATTGGTCGAGAGTTACTACCATTGGATGGCTGAGCTTATATGTTTGAGTATGACTTTTCTCCCTAAGAAAGGTGGACTAATCCCTACAACTGCACACATATTGTGGGACTGTGGCCACACGTGGACCGAATCCTGGACTAAACATTGGTGATATAAACCGCATAGGTGGCCTGATCTTCACGATTTGGAGGTGGATTTGAGGAAGCAACACAAGAACAAGGGTAAGCAAAGGGGAAACAACACCTAGGACAAGATCTACAAATCTGAAGTCAATACGAGAGATGCATCTTAGATCCAAGAACAACTAAGGAAATAAAGGGTAACAAGGGTGGTTATTCCCTAATCCCTAGGAGATATAGATGTCTTGAGAGATAGTTCTTCTCCAACTTCTAAGATGACCAAAGCGCTCTTAAGATCTAGTTTATGCTTTGCTAAATTCTAGAAAATGAAGGAGGTACGAATTATATAGGTCCTAGGGAACGAGGCATAAGTCAGGGGTACAAAGGACATTCCGATATTTACTCGTAGGCAGACTTGTGGGCAAGAAGGGGGGTGGGGGGTTGCACACGGGTCCCATGGGCATGGGGTGTCCAAAGAGCTTATGGCTTGACCCTGTGGGCATGGGGGTGCAGGACCCCGTGCGGAGAGCTTTTGCTCACTTTTGAACAATGGGTGCcgtcttcttctcctcctccttgttGCTCCTTTTGTACTTGGCAAACCTTCCTCACTTTCCCTTGGAGGTCCTCATTTTGCCTTTTGGAGCCGATAGCGCAAAGTTGTcctgatgtttcgatgagatagtaACTATTGATTTCTGTGGAGTCAACTTCGACGATTCGACTACAAACATGCGATGATGTTGCGCCTTAgtaatcgctaaaccaactccgagaggttattgaccatgtcggaccacgatcaacctgaccacgaagctCTATTCCcggcaagcaatcgaagaacaagcaagaactAAGATTTGCAATCTGAATTTTGTAAATAAAAGATAATGATTATTGATGAAAGTTGGGGTTCTGTATGGTCTTGGCATGGTTGTTCgacacaaacaaagtacataaagttgctatggctaacttttaactaaacaaaacccaagtctaaacgataCCCTAAGGGCTGTATTTATAGTGAGACAATAAAGAATTTCATCCACCCTTGACAAGGTGAGACTAAAATCCTTTCTAAGTCGTTTTCCCTACCAATACAGACTCGAAAACAACCTATGATAtggtatttcgaaattacatgggactggcccaaaaataaggtggcGCAACACCTATAGAAAACTATGGATGAAAATcatgaagtgacatcttgtatattGTGTCCAAGTCTTCATACGTCATTATGGCAGCTTCAAAATCATGTCATCCCCACTTGAAGCTCCACTCTTGTTCCTTGTGCGCGCGTCTTCATCTCCATGCTTTTTTTTTTAGAACGAAGACGCCGGAGGGGTCcggctttaaattaataaagcccaCAAACAGGCAGAATCCAACAAGTTCAACACAGAACAACATAAAGTAAAGTGGCCACAGCCAAGGTACGTTACATGCTACCGGCCAAAGCCTGCGAGGAAATGGAAATAAGCTGCAGCGCGCAAACGGCCAATCCAAAAGACTGCAACCAACGGCAAGCTAGTGGCGGGCGCCAATCTGGATCAAACGATCCGCTCCATAGCCTCGGTTATCCGGTCCGCATCACGCCGTTTCCCCAACGGCGTCCATGTCTGAAGGAACAAGTGGCATTTGAAAATAATGTCAGCCGGGTGAGAAGGAAATTTGTGCTCAATAGTCATCTTGTTGCGTGTAGTCCAGATGGTCCACAGCAAAGCACCCACACAACTCCACAACACACGCCCAAAACCGCCCCTATGAGCGACAAGGATAGCACGAAGGTCCGAAGCCGAGAGCGGGTTTCAATTCTGATCAAAAGCCTCCCTAACCGCACTCCAAGCAAAGCGGGCAAGGTAGCAGTTAAAAAAGATGTGGTTGGCATCTTCGTGCTGTCCGCATAGCACGCAAGAGCCATCGGAAGGCCCGTTCCTAAGAGCGATGTTATTAGAGGAGGGCAGGCGGTCACGAAACATTTGCCATAAGAAAATTTTGATCTTTAGGGGAATAGATGCTTTCCATAGCCCCCTAGCTATGTCCAGGGTCGGTCCCTCGGTCAGTTTGTTGTAAAGGGATTGGACAAAGAACTTCCCAGAGCGCGAGAGGGCCCAGGAGACCGAGTCGGCCTCAGGGCGGAGGACCACTCCCTCCAGAGCAGCAACAAGCCCATCCCAACAGGCTCGTTCGTTAGCGAGGATGGGTCTTTTGAAGGAGACAACGGGCGATTGAAGCGAAGCGCGTCAGCCACAAGTATATCAATGTTAGTGACTAATTGGTAGGCAGCGAAATGACTCCGCCATAAGGGTTCCGTGCCAAACCAATGGTCTAGCCAAAATCGCGTTGAGGTACCGTTGTTGACGCAGAACTTGGCTCCTAACGTGTAGGCTGGCATAACTTTCTGGATCCCATTCCAAAAAGGTGAGCCCTTAACTTTGGAAGTGAGGAAATTCCCATCAGGAAAGTATTTGGCGCGAAGAATGTCCGCCCAAAGCCCCTGCTcgttttgggaaagtttccaaatcCACTTGGTGAGGAGCGCGACATTCATGAATTTGGAGTTAAGGATCCCAAGGCCCCCGAATTTCTTTGGGCGGCAAAGCGCGGCCCATTTGATCAGGTGGTACTTCTTTTTGATCCCAGTTCCTTCCCAAAAGAACTTGGACCGGGGGGTATCGAGCTTGGCATGAACCCCATCAGCCAGCAAGAACATGCCCATTGTGAACAGAGGGAGGGAAGAGAGGCTGGAGTTAGTCAGGATCAGCCCGGCTGCCGAGGAGAGGAACCGGCCGCGCCAAGGGCTAACCCGGTTCGCCACCTTGCCGTACAGGGGTTCCCATTCAAGGATAGAAATGTGTTTATCCGAGATAGGCAGGCCCAAGTACTTAATTGGAAAGCTCCCTAGCTTGCAATTAAGCAAGTTGGCGATACGGGCAGCGAGGAGAGGGTCCAACCCAATGGCAATCACCTCGCTCTTAAGGAAATTaatcttaaggccagaaatgatTTCGAACGCAAGGAGAATGAGTTTGATTGAGGCTACACTATGATCGTCAGGCTCAAAGAGCAGTAAGGTGTCATCCGCATATTGAAGGTGCGTGAGTCCACCCGGGAGAAGGTGAGAAACAACACCGCGGATGTGGCCGGCGTCCTTAGCCTTATGAACCATGGCTGATAGGGCGTCCGCAACAAAGTTGAAGATCAGAGGCGAGTAGGGGTCCCCTTGCCTGAGGCCTCGTTTGTTGCGAAAGAAGTTCCCAACCTCTCCGTTGATCGACACAGCAGTCTGGCCTCCCGAGACCAGGTGCATGATGCGGTGAACAAAGCCTTGCTTGGATCCCTTTCGAGTCAGGACCTCGCGAGTGAACTCCCAGTTCACGCAGTCGTAGGCTTTCTCAAAGTCGAGCTTAAGAAGCACGGTCGGCTGCCCAGTGCGTTTAAGCTCGTGGACAATCTCCTGCAACACTACCGGCCCTTCGAGAATGTTGCAGCCTTTGAGGAAACCGGACTGACTATGATCGATAACACGCTGCGCTACCGGGGCAAGTCTGGTCGCATAAGCCTTAGAGCAGATCTTGAAAGGCACGTTAATAAGAGTGATGGGACGGTACTGCTTAATAGTGTCGGCCCCTTTGACTTTGGGGATGAGGCTGATGACACCAAAGTTGAGGCGCGAAACGTCTACCGTACCTAATGCAAAACCATTAATAATCTCGTAAAAAAGGTCTTTAAGCGCAGACTAGAAACGGCAAAAGAGCGCGACCGACCAGCCATCCGGGCCAGGCGCAGTGTCAATCTTCATTGCTCCCACCGCTTCGTCGATCTCCTCCGTGGAGAAGGATAGGGCCAAGAAGTCGTTCTCGGCTTGCGACACACGAGCATCTTCTCCCCAGAAGTCGGCCCGGAGTTGTAAGggcttgtgacgccctcgattcaatcgtacacta belongs to Triticum urartu cultivar G1812 chromosome 7, Tu2.1, whole genome shotgun sequence and includes:
- the LOC125525873 gene encoding glutamyl-tRNA reductase-binding protein, chloroplastic isoform X2 gives rise to the protein MSLTSPSLLSSPLPSRGALVFNKPSASSLAVSTARRGVRVVAEAAAVSSPASSVSAQRTQPSAAEVARTVVELAPSGTLSVVGADGWPLGVGARFVADAAGAPVLCLAAAGVTVPDARASFHVEFRQSGARTPQCTFLGALTKPSDKYELKKLSTRWETKFGEEIDEDRLYLISVERILHMEDFNEGRVWVVPSEYSDAEPDPLRNFAESVVEEMNSEHAEDVHRIYNIYAESDFQALDVKMIWVDRLGFDLHVHSEEGIFAVRIPFSRQVSDQKAVKSSFNMMAHHAWEVDKSYATPEFEKVQFLKKVT
- the LOC125525873 gene encoding glutamyl-tRNA reductase-binding protein, chloroplastic isoform X3, which encodes MSLTSPSLLSSPLPSRGALVFNKPSASSLAVSTARRGVRVVAEAAAVSSPASSVSAQRTQPSAAEVARTVVELAPSGTLSVVGADGWPLGVGARFVADAAGAPVLCLAAAGVTVPDARASFHVEFRQSGARTPQCTFLGALTKPSDKYELKGRVWVVPSEYSDAEPDPLRNFAESVVEEMNSEHAEDVHRIYNIYAESDFQALDVKMIWVDRLGFDLHVHSEEGIFAVRIPFSRQVSDQKAVKSSFNMMAHHAWEVDKSYATPEFEKVQFLKKVT
- the LOC125525873 gene encoding glutamyl-tRNA reductase-binding protein, chloroplastic isoform X1, which produces MSLTSPSLLSSPLPSRGALVFNKPSASSLAVSTARRGVRVVAEAAAVSSPASSVSAQRTQPSAAEVARTVVELAPSGTLSVVGADGWPLGVGARFVADAAGAPVLCLAAAGVTVPDARASFHVEFRQSGARTPQCTFLGALTKPSDKYELKKLSTRWETKFGEEIDEDRLYLISVERILHMEDFNEDLIRASNGFGPVGYIEGRVWVVPSEYSDAEPDPLRNFAESVVEEMNSEHAEDVHRIYNIYAESDFQALDVKMIWVDRLGFDLHVHSEEGIFAVRIPFSRQVSDQKAVKSSFNMMAHHAWEVDKSYATPEFEKVQFLKKVT